The genomic window GCAGGTTGCCCTGCTTTAGTgagttattaaaggtaaagggacccctgaccattaggtccagtcatggccgagtctggggttgcgacgttcatctcgctttattggccgaggaagccagcgtacagcttccaggtcatgtgaccagcatgactaagccgcttctggtgaaccagagcagcacacggaaacgccgtttaccttcccgccgaagcggtacccatttatctatttgcactttgatgtgctttttaaCTCCTAGGTGGGCATGCATACAATTAATATTACTTTTTATCTGATTTTATAAAGTGGCTGTAAGTATTGGATGAATAGTTGGAGATTTGCtagtatttattttaattcatataatttatatatcatccttcatccgaggatcatagggcagtttatagtattaaaacaaacagaacaataccaccacccctcccacacagtttaaaaggccacagtcTAAGCATGGTAAAGAGTTGTTAGATGGACAGTATTTAAATCAGCCCCCTTATTATCTTGCATTAGCTGGGCCAGGAAATAAAGCATTTTGCATGCCATATTTCAGATTAAAGGGCACAATGACCATAAGTTTGTTACATTTCGAAGCAAGACATAGTACAAACTGGTGGGTGGGACAAATATGTGGTGTGATATGCTAAGAAATGGCTCTGTAGTTGGTCTCATGGAAGAAGTAGCTTAATCTTTTTGAAATTGTAGTAACAATTTGTTGGCAAACTACTGatatttgaaagaaaataaaatatgtgtATAAAAtgtctgtgatgtatgtatagtTTATGTTGCGGCTACATATACCATTTAATGAGTACATAGTTCTAAGTTTGCATTCATAGTACAATAATATTCTTTTAATAGAAAAACCTCAAAAGACCAAATGCTATGTCGAAGGATCACAGGAGATTGGAACTGATGTTACTCTGAAATGTAAATCCCAAGGAGGCACTCCCCTTATAAGCTACCACTGGGGGAAGATGGGTAAAGAAGGACTTCCGGACAGATCATCACTGAGTATGCTTCTATATTATTACTGTCTTTTTCATATTTGAACACGAGTGTCTGTTCCCTTCTAACTTCAAATGCTAAACTAATTACAAGCAGAGCTTTGAATTTTAAagagttaattttttaaaaattgagtctGCTCTGCTGAGTTTCTTTAAAGAATTTTCCAGAGATGTTTCCTTGGGCCATGaaggtagtaaaaaaaaaaatgccccctGGTGAGCTCTGGAACTTGCTGAAAAGaagagttatacagtggtactttggtttaagaacagtgcTGTTTATGAatgattcagtttacaaactctgcaaaacgtggtgtcccggtttgcgaacttgaCTTTACTCAGTccaagaacagaatctgaatggtggaagggcacaaaAATGATTTCTATCATGCATTTTACTGCAGTGATTTCCAACCTTTATGAGGATGCTTTTTTAACCTCAAAAAATTAATGGTCCCCCACATGCTAATTGTTGTAATTTTATGCAACTTTAAGTCATATAATAAATAATGAGCAAAAAAAGTATGAACACagtagcatttttaaaagaaaatgcaaatgtGCCAAAATCAAAGAAAGCAGCAAGGATTCGTTTATTTATTTCCTCAGTGTACCCACAAATCAAAACCTAAGCAATTAATTCCAAAAGGTATTGCATATCAATTTATCTATAAATTCATTTATTTCTCCAATATGCCCCTTGATGAACCCAATGAATATATTCAAAAAGGTATGAAAGACACaagataaaattatttatttccccAGCACACCCGGTGATCAACAACATAACTAATCAATCAAATTGAACCAaatatttatttctgagtaatacCCAAAAGAATTATAAAGAAAACTTTAATTGCCACCAATGATATATATGGCAATTTATAGAATCATGACTCTCTTGTATTCTTCGGTAAGTTTCCTAATCACTGTAAGTAAATCTACTTATATATGCAGTTAATTAGATTCTATTTCATTTATagttttggttgttttgtttttttagtaaGGTGGCAGGCATGAGGAGCAAATGCTGCTCAGAACAACAGGCAACCCTAAAAGGTCTGATGCCCAAATGATCTCTAAGACACAAAACTCCCCCAAATCCACAAATTTTATTCTTTAATAAAGCACCAAAAGTAATCTCCACTGCTGCCGTAACTGAGGAACTCAAATGCAGCCAATAATTAGTAGGCAGAAAGTCCACAGAATGGAGATCACTAAAATTAAATTGAGGGTCTACAGCCCTCTATAACTGTGTATTTCACCTTCTACAATAAACCCTAAGTGTTGTGCATCATAAAAGGCCCGAAAACGCCAAATGCAACATGCCTCTGCTACGTTCTTGCAACTTGCCACCAGGTTTTCCCAAGTACACCTCACAGCAACAAAAGAAAGTAGAGCAGGCATAGACCAGTGCTGTTGAACCATGTTCCCACAATTTCCAGCGGTCACAGTCTCCTCAGGGATAACATGGCACTCCTGGGAATGTTGCTGCAAAGAGGTACAGCAGCATAGGAAATCATCCAACTGCAGACTTGGAGGAGCGCTACCCATGGATCCCTTGGGGGTTCCTGGCCCTAAGGTTGGGAAACTGTCCCAGTTCCTAAAATATTTTGTTAATTTTTCCTATTAATAAAACTATAAAAGCAGGCTGTTCTCAGCAGTCAGTTAATTAATTTTAATAGAAATTTTCATTGGATAATACTAATAATGTGAATTATAAAAAAGCTTGGAAGAAAATGGTATCCTCTTGTAATACTATGAAGCTTATCCAGGCAAGGTAGAAAAACCCAAATCTCTAGATCAACCTAGATTAAATGGGTGAGTAAATATGTGGGGGCAGGAGTTTTTCCAGACACCTTATGAAAAGTCAGTTTAAGTTATAGCTAGTAAACATCTAAATAGCAGTAGCAGATTTGGTTGCTAATTGGTTTGGTACCTCATAGCTACTTCATCTTGATTTGGAGGGTGATTACAGCAGCAGCCCCAAGACTATTCCTAATAGGAATGGGGTGAGTGAGTTGGCAGAGTGCGTGTCTCTGAatatgtttggaaaccaaacttCTTCTGCACCTTAGCTGTGTTGAATTATTTTGTGTAAGTAATATGCACAGTCAAAAGTTAAACACGTAAGAACATAAATCCATGCTTTATTGATTATTCCTACCAATGCTACTTTTGACAAATTCTAATGaagtttatatgtatatatatatatttacagattCAGATACAGGTGATCTTTTGATTAAAAATGCTTCTCGGGCTTCCTCTGGCACATACAAATGTGTAGCTTCCAACAGAGTTGGTGCAGATGAGTGTTCTCTTGTGCTGAACGTCACCCCTCGTAAGTATTATGTTTTGAAAGCAAAAACATAGAAATAATAATTTGGTAAGGCTTTATCATTAAACTGAAAAATGAATTCCTGCCATCTCATACATCATTGTTCTATTTGTTTTAGCGGTGAATAGAGCTGGAACCATTGCTGGAGCTGTATTAGGGACTCTTTTAGGACTCTGTTTATTAGCTTTTATCATCTTCTGTTGCTGCAAGAAACAAAGAGAGAAGAAATACGAAAAAGAAGTGCATCATGATATAAGGTGTGTCACTCTGGCATGAGAAACTAGGCATGAGCTCAAAAATTTAATTGTCAATTTTACAGAATGTTTTGACAAAGGCATATGCATGAAATACCAGAAACGTTGACATCTACTCATGTACTTCTTTGACTTCATACTTTTCCCTTGTCCTGCCCTCAGTTTGAAAGCTCAAAGTTACTTATAACTTATACAAACAATTTAAAGaatattaaatatataaaatagtgTGTATAGGGTTTATAAGACTAAAGTATCCTAACAACTTGCCCTGTGGAAAGTAGTACATAAGCTACCAGTTTGAACTATTTCACTAAAAAATCACCACCTTGCTTAATCTATACAAACATCCTTTAAATGCAGGGGAGACTATGTAGTGTATGTGCCAAAGTTGGCCCCTAAGAGGCAGTTTCATAAATGTGTAGTCATTCCTTAGATCAAGTACCTGGTATAGTATTTCATGCTTCAGCTATTTAGTGGTGGCGACAAAGAAAGTTTCTTGGCCATCATTGCATTCACAAGTATCCCTCCAACACACCATTGCAGAGTTACCTGACCAAGAGAGCCTTGCTTTGACACCATTGAAGGCCTGCTGTAACAACTTCTCCATCTATACTGGATCAGTTTAGGTAGTTGCAGCTTGAGGATGATGTGGACAAGCTGTAGGGGTTGACTGGGTGGATCCAGAGGGTGCTTAATCTTCACTGGGGATTGGAGAGTTATCTTCTGccttgaaggaagcagtggtgctcCCTCTCCTTAAGAAGATATCCCTGGACAATTATCACCCAGTGGCAAATACCCCCTTCCTGGGCAAGGTGCTCAAGAAGGTGGTGGTGGTCCAGATTCAGGCATGCTTGGAAGAAGTTGATTATTTAAATCCATTCCAATCTTGAGTTCAGGTTTGGTCAtggcactgaaactgccttggtctccCTGGTTGATTACATTTATTgggggagagatggggagagTGGAACTCTGCTTGTTTTCTTCAATTTCCTGGTAGCTTTCAGTACTGTTGACCACAGTATCCTTCTGAAGTGTCTCAGAAGGTTGGCGCACTGTTTCAGTGGTTCCACTCTTATCTCCAGGGCCATTTTCAGAAAGTAATCATGAGAGGCTACTATTCAGTGCCATGGGAGTTGTCCTGTTGGATCCTGCGGGGTTCAATCTTGGCCCCCCACCCCATGCTATTTAGCATCTTTTGCAAAACCTCTGGGAGTTGTCATCAGGATATTAGAATTGTCATCAATATGCAGTTGACTCCCAGCTCTGTCTCTTTGGTCTAGTTGTGGTGTTAGATTGGTGCTTGGATGAGGGGATATGCTGGATGTGGGCCAATAacctgaagctgaatcctgaaaagatgGGTGTTGTGTGTTCCAAGTTCTCATGTGCAGGAGGTGGGGAGATGGCCTGCCTGGACAGAATTGCCCTCCCCTAGAAGGGGCAGGTTCACAGCTTGGAAGTGCTGTTGGATCATTGCAGGCTCAAGTGGATTTGGTGGCTAGGAGTTCCTTTTTTCACCTCTGGCTGGTTTGCCAACTCTGGTCCCTTCTGGACAGAGATAACTTTGCTCCtatactccatgctctggtaacttccagattgtATGGAACTGTACTTGAAGGCAACTTGGAAACTgattggtccaaaatgcagcagccagactttTGGCTAGGCTTCTGTTTATATCCCATATAACCCCTGTTTTGAAATAGCTATACTAGTTGGCAGTTCATTGCTGGGTCCAATTCAGGTGCTCAGGATAGTGCTTAAAGCCCCAAATACCTTAAAGACCACTTTCCCTACAGACCTCAGGTGCCAGGATAGGCAGAGGGGGGCCTTGAGGCAAtgtttcattgaaataaatggtacCAAGTCAATATGGATAGGGATGTTTCTAAGTGTTTGGGTTTTCCTTCCTACAAGACTcttaagtaattttaaaaatctgcttaaTTTTTCAGAGAGGACGTTCCTCCTCCGAAGAGTCGTGGTTCAACAGCCCGAAGCTATATAGGGAGTAATCGCTCTTCTTTGGGTTCAATGTCTCCTTCCAATATGGATGGATATGCCAAGACTCAATACAACAAAGTACCAAGTGAAGACTTTGAGCGTACTTCTCCTCAGAATCCAAATTTTCAACCACCAAAGGTAGCTGCACCTAATCTAAGTAGAATGGGAGCAATTCCTGTGATGATTCCAGCACAAAGCAAAGATGGTTCCATAGTATAGTACAGCATTAATTTATACTTTCTGCAGTTCAGTGCATTAACTTGTTCCAGTTCTACACTTTTAAATATGCACAGAATTGATCTCGAGCATTGACAAGTGCGCTTTGTTTACCACCTTTGTACCAATTTTGACCATATACACTAAAAACTGAAACTTTTGAAGAAAGTTTTGTcatctctgagtaaacatgaaacACTAGCAATATTTAAATTCTGTATGGGTTGTTAAATGAACCCTTTGCTCTGAATTTTTGATAATATTAGGAGATACTGAACTGTATGACATGAATTGTTTGTCCTTACATTTTTAGAGTGAATGAAATATATTCAGCATCTGTTACAGTGATGGAAATGTCTTGTGTAAAAAATGGACGTAAATTCTTGTAATATAGACCCCGGAATATTTTTATCAACAACTTTAAACTGAATGAATTTTCAGTTCCAGCTAGACACAACCAGCTTGGTTGATTTTTTATTTCAGTTGTTCAAAAGGCACTACCACTGGTCTCTTTCTCTTGTAGGAAGATAGTAATTTACTATGACCATGCAGCCACTAAATATATCTTGTACTGCTTGCCCCATGAGCATAAACCTCTTTATTTTTGGATACATAGCACTGTGTGTGATTGCACAATAAgcacctgattttttaaaaaagaaaatttaaaactgAAGTCTTATTTCTAAATTAACACTTGGCATTCTGTAACCAATACTTGCTGCATGTCAGACACTCTGAATTTCTGCGGATTTGTGTGTGCAGAAGTCTGAATTGcgggttggtttgtttgtttttttaaaaaacccactatCACTTGTGTGTTCTTGGGATATTTAATATTGCTCTTTATGTTGTGTAACAATAGTGAAGGACTTAAGGATTTTGTCCCCTAGCTTTTCTGCAGTATTGATACCTTCGATGGCTCTTTCCAATACCTGCTGATAATATTTTTTGGTTCTTCCTCCCATCTGTGTTCCTATACTATTTTAattagaaaacagaaaagaaaaacctagGAGGCCATAAAAGTGAAACCTCTACTTAATTTATAGCCttttatctgtttatttaaaTAACCAGATGAATTACTAGGAAGCCATTGATACTGAATTTGTATAGAAATGTTCCCTGTCATAATTCCACGGATTTAAATATCAGCAGATATTTAAACTGCCATTGCAGTAAGCTATATTACTGTGTATTATTTGCTCTGATGTTAGTAAATACAATGTCTGCATTATCTGCTCTTCCAACTTGAAGAAATTTGGATTACCTGTGTGTGTAGCTATGAAAACATCAGATAAAAAAACAATGCTGTAAATATCTATGATTTTCTTAACTTGGGTAGATCTGATATTTTCATGTATTATAGTGAGTATTGCATAACTTCACATCAGGACTCATATGTGAAGTACATACGCCCTGATGAATTTTGGTAGTGAATAGATTGTAAGTGTGTAAATAGTATTCATATACTGAGATGTTTTAGATTATCTGATGCCGTTGGATTGAATATCCTTTTTTttcatctgtgccttttcaataaACTTTACATCTGATTGTAAGTTAAGTTTCAATTATGGAATATTCTGGTGCCTGACTTTACTTTTCTTAAAGGTGCTACAAGATGAAGGTATAGTTTTCAACACAACACTGTGACTTAATTCCTTCTTACTTgatgtttaatttttttctccCTTGCCAATGTTTTGGATGTTGCTCAATTGCCTACATAATGTCATAATGTCCTGTATTTCAAAATGACTCCTTTTTGTTTGTTGCTGTGTCTATGATACCTTCATGGGGATTGTTACTATTTCCTGTAAAACTTGTTTATCTACTGTGTTGCACCAGACAGATGGATGATTAGGAATTTAACATGTGGCTTTTGAAAAGAGGAgacaaataatgatgatgatgatgatgatgatgatacctaaACATGCAATATGAAAGCAAGCCTCCTTTAAATATGTAACATGGTAGAACCATTGTTTTTTTGAGAGGGCGGGGAGCACACACTGCTATTCAAAAAAGTTACCCTTCTGCACTGTTTCTGAAGTAATACAGTCCAGATTCTAGAAGTCTGCCACACTGCTTAAGTAGATTAACTCTCACTGAATGATTTAAAAATGCCGTGTTGCACAGTTGATAAACATGGGGTATATTCATATAGCATTTTCTCAGTACTCTCTACTTGTGGTATAAATGGGCAAAAGGCATAATTGTGTGGTAGCACACCAGTCAGAAGAATTTCTGCATATTTATTAACTTGTCATCTCACATGAAAGTAATAAATGGGTAGAATGAAGGATAGCACGATGAGCCTTCAAAACATAGCTCTTAGGCTTTGGGACCTTGACAGTTTCTGCTTGTTTATAAAATTGCATGGAGATTGTAGTAATAGGAACTGACATAGCAGATCTATATGTTTTAGGTAAGAAGTGACTTGGGACAGACTTTGCTCTAAGCACTTAACTTCTAGACCCTACTGAATAACCAAAACACCAGTCTGAAGGACACTGCTATTATAAACATGATAAGGTCCGAAAAAGTTTCCCGTGGTAAACTGTCGGATTTTCTTTAGGCTGTGTGTGTTGTTGCTTTGACAAACCAGGAAGCAGGAAAAGGGAGAGAGGTCATGGCCTGGGATGGCACTGTGCCCCTGCATACCAATAGTGTCAACACAGCCAGTTCATTATTGTACTAATTTACCATCTGGATGCTGATGATCTGTAGAGGAGCTGTGCAACAACAGCACAATCAGTGTTTGAGAGAGGGGAAGCTGGTATGTAGGGATTAAGGTTAATATGGTCTGCATTGatttgacatttaaaaaatagATGTCAGATACTGATTTATGTAGAAGAAAAAATAATGTCATCCCAGTTGCTAGATGGGAGGAGGTAGCAGAATAACCTAAGTAAAAGTCTTCAGATGGTAATAGTACTTCTGCTAAACCTCTCTCTGCAAGGCAGCAAGCAGTTATATAAAAATATTAGCACCATCTGTAAGGTAGTTCATTCACAGCAGTTTCGTATGTTGTtgattttaaaatggcaaatCTTTTAGCTTAAATATAAAATCGCAGTCTTCATGAAATACATTTGTTTTCAATCAAAAGATGGTACCTAGAATGATTTAATAATTTTAATGTATTACCATACATTTAAGCAAATAAATATTTAACAGTATCCCTGATTGGCACGCCCTCATAACATTGAACTgataatagtttttaaaaagggattatttttaaaaacgtcAGTAACAAAGTTTTGAATATCATCTCCTTGGGTTTGAGCCTCCTCACTGTTGATGGAGGCAATCTTGATATTGTTCCTCTTACGAAATAATTCATTTTTCTTGGCATGTACAAGTCGTTGTCACACAAAGGGTAATTCATTTGTGGTAATTCATTTGTTTAAAGGCAATGGGATAAATGTACTTGTGGACCTTCCTAGTTTTTGCTCATTATTAAGAATGCTTAGGCCCATTTGGTGTTAGTGTATAACTCAGCAATTGGAGCAATAATACAGGACATTAATGAGGCACCGTGATAGGTTTTGGATTTGGCAATGAATGCAGTTTGTATGCAATTTGCTTTTTCAGACTTCTGAAGTACAAGCACTGAAATTTGTAGGACAAGTCCCAAATTGTTGTAGTTTAATGACTTATGCATTACTTGAAATAAAGTTGTTAGTGAAAACTATTATTCTGATACAGTGTCTGAGTGTGTGTTCTCTCTGTACCCGCCCCCATCTTCTCCTGTAAGTAATTTTGAAAGGATTATTCGTTTTTGTGAAAGTTGATTGTGGTCATTCTTAATATTCTgcttcttcctttaaaaattaaGATAGAAAGTAAAACCATGCGGAAAGCTGGGGCAGTTGTCCTGTTTATTGGCATCTAACTGTTGAGGTCTAATTTGTGTCAGCATGAAAGATGTCAGCTTATCCACAAGCCTTTTTGCAAATGTATTCTAACACATCAGACAGCAGACTAGAAGGAATTGTGGGTTTAGGGTGGCTGTCAGCTATATTGATGCACACTTTCTACTGTGCTAATGCAGTTGCCTTTGCATCCAAGGGACAGTGAAACATGGAATTAAACCTTAACACTTCCCAAGTAGGTGCCTAAGCATAATTTGGACTCGACGCACCACGAAAGCAGCCAACATTAAGCTTCAATCATGCCTGGCTGTGTGTGGAACTTCAGCTTTCAATCTGCACGTAGTCCAAAAGGGAAAATCGTAATAACTGCACACCCAGTATGGCCAGCAACCTTGGGATATTTTTATCTTAAGTATTTATACTCCTGCATATTTGTATTCCTGAATATGCTCAATGCTTAGTTGATGTGTGCTTTCTATATATTTAGTAAGTTTTATGTTCTCCCTTTCATGAAAAGGAAAAtcacataaaatatttttaacgCAATGCAAATCACATGAACTTTGTATTTCCAGAGGATGGCGACATGTTTTATGAAAACATAAAGATGGCTTGTAAAAAGTAATGGCTTTGTTATTTCATATCTGTTCAGCCTTGTGATTATTATTGGATTTTAGATATTTTAACTACAGTATAATGTATGTTGTCAGAAAGATGATTGAATGAGTAGGTGTGTGAACACTGAAACtattgaggtgtttttttttttgtatactgTACCTTCATTATATAGAAAGAGCAGGTCTATCAAGAATGGAGTCTGGAGTAAGTGTCTGGATGTTATTGTGTacatattttaattatattttggttTTTTACATTTCTGTTGTGCATAGCACTTGGAAGCACTTCTTGGGAAGCTGTTTATAAATCCTTCATTAAATCTCTTTAGGATTTTCAAAAATTGGTAGCAGGCATGATAGTTTATTTTTTTTCCAGGTTTTCCACAAATAAGAGTCTGGATTCTTGAAAGTAGCTAGCCCTTTTCATTGTTGTAACAGGAAGAGAGCTTAGTACATTATTTGCTTTCaggatttataaactgcttcccAACAAGTGTGTCTGTAGGAAAGacatgtaaaaacaaaaatccatatgcaataaaaataaatttatacatAACAATCTAAAACCACATATTAAATCATACAGATTCCACTTGCTAGTAGTAAAAAATGGCTGAGCCTCCCCTAAGGGAAAGTTTCAGTAACTATCTAAAAGCAAAATACGAATATTTGTTCACAACAGGGGTTCCTGTAGTGTTTAAGATTGGGGTGAAACTAATGATAAGATACTTTCCCACCAGTATTACAGAGATTTGGAAAACTAGAGAACATGAGAAAACCCTAAACTCATTCATTTTTTTGTAAcatagtttttattcattttcatctgTTTAACATTGTTGCAATGAGATACATATTCACTTTACATTAGAGCAACAGTTACctaaagttaaaaataaaacaataaacacccAGATAAACGTTTCTGAATATATTCACAAAGTTAACAATTATTACAAATACTACAGATATGAAATGTTTATTAACGTTAAATTGGCGACCATAAGCAAAAGGTACTTCGTATCAACAACAATTAGAATTTAtagggaggagagaagggaaaaaaataaaaataggcacTTTATTCATGCCAGACTGTGCTGTAAGCTATGGGTACTGTTCCCAGACTGCATACAGATTCTAAACTCATACTTTTAAAATTCTCTTTGTGTGTAGAAATTTGTGTAGTTTTCCCATTCGGGGTATGATTGCAAAAGTTCTACTTTTGATTTAAAGAAAAACATGTCATAACTTCTGAAGCCAATTTTAAGATTATGGGTTGAGATAAAAATTCACAAAGCCCAGAAAGGCTTGCCCTCAAAGCTTGCAAAGGATAGTTAATGATGCTCAGAAATCAAAACCTGAGAATACTATAATTGTTATACTACTGGTCCTGTAGTATAATGCagctttaataataaattatatcccACTCTTACTCTGAAAATATGAATAGTAGAATTCGTTTGTTGTCAAAGGTGTGACACTTGATAAAATTATAAATCAATTTAGGACTTTCATTCCCTTTCTGCTTATACCTTTTTCTGTTACTTTTATCTAATTCGCTATACTGAATCATACGGGTGCCAAGTTAATAAAGCACAAAAGCTATGCAAGGCTTTGGACTAGTGAATGATTACTTTTGAGGCTGAAGCAAGCTGACATCTCTGGGCACAGCTGGTGAATTGAGGAACATAGTTGAGAGCCTGTGTTGTAGCTGCCAGCTTTCTCTGTGCTAGATGCTACTGCTTTCTGGTAGTAAATATATTGCCCTTTCCCATCACCTCTAATTCTATAACCATCCATACTGTAGTATTTCCAGTAATACAATATGCTTAACAAAACAAACGAAAGAGGAAGTGCAATTTGTTAGTCATGGGCAACTTAAAACCATCAGGAGTGACGCCTCATGCCTTTCATATGGACTGAAGATTTTGGGTGTCACGTGGCAGTACAGAGTTTCAAACAAATATGTGCtctcccacattccaagcatgtttgcactcctttCTCAGTGACActtatgctggcttggtcatgtgcacagaatggaagatgg from Podarcis raffonei isolate rPodRaf1 chromosome 4, rPodRaf1.pri, whole genome shotgun sequence includes these protein-coding regions:
- the CXADR gene encoding coxsackievirus and adenovirus receptor isoform X2, with translation MESLLLARLLWSLLFLCADLTEGVTITSTEQTMVTKALGEKVTLLCQYTLAAGDEGLLDIEWVVLEPKKEQPVIMYSQDTVYDKYHMAGRVQFVNQNPADGDASIDILNLQPADSGMYQCKVKKAPDMQTHRVQLTVLEKPQKTKCYVEGSQEIGTDVTLKCKSQGGTPLISYHWGKMGKEGLPDRSSLNSDTGDLLIKNASRASSGTYKCVASNRVGADECSLVLNVTPPVNRAGTIAGAVLGTLLGLCLLAFIIFCCCKKQREKKYEKEVHHDIREDVPPPKSRGSTARSYIGSNRSSLGSMSPSNMDGYAKTQYNKVPSEDFERTSPQNPNFQPPKYGHASRMGDITVV
- the CXADR gene encoding coxsackievirus and adenovirus receptor isoform X1, with protein sequence MESLLLARLLWSLLFLCADLTEGVTITSTEQTMVTKALGEKVTLLCQYTLAAGDEGLLDIEWVVLEPKKEQPVIMYSQDTVYDKYHMAGRVQFVNQNPADGDASIDILNLQPADSGMYQCKVKKAPDMQTHRVQLTVLEKPQKTKCYVEGSQEIGTDVTLKCKSQGGTPLISYHWGKMGKEGLPDRSSLNSDTGDLLIKNASRASSGTYKCVASNRVGADECSLVLNVTPPVNRAGTIAGAVLGTLLGLCLLAFIIFCCCKKQREKKYEKEVHHDIREDVPPPKSRGSTARSYIGSNRSSLGSMSPSNMDGYAKTQYNKVPSEDFERTSPQNPNFQPPKVAAPNLSRMGAIPVMIPAQSKDGSIV